In bacterium, the DNA window TTCGGCTGGCAGAGCGCTTCCCAGGGCCAGGCCTATGTGACCCGGGATTTCCTTTTCTCCGGCTCATCCCCGGTTCCCTTTCCAACGCCTGTGCCCCCCTATGCCTGCCAAGCCTCGGTCAGCGTGGATGGGAGCCTGGATGAATGGGCTTGGAACACACCCTTCGGCTGGAACCAGGTCGGGCGGACGGTCCTGGGCAATACCTATGGGTCCACCGCTTCCTTCAAGGTCCTGTGGGATCCGGCCAACCTCTATTTAGGCGTATCGGTGCAGGACAGCCAGCTCACCAACACGGGGGCCGCCCCCTACCAGAATTCGGCGGTGGAGCTTTACCTGGACACGACGGACTCCAAGACCGTGACGGTCAATAGCTCCGATTTCGAGTATTTCTTCCGCTGGAACGACACCGCGGCGACCGAAAGCCAGGGACGCACCACGGGGGTCAGCATGGTCACCTCGACCATCGCGGGGGGCTACGTGCTGGAGGCTTCCATCCCCTGGTCCACCTTGGGGATCGCCGGACCTTCGCCGGGAACGGCGCTGGGACTGGACCTGGGGGTGGACGTGAACCACAACGGGGGCAACTGCCGGGACGGCCAGCTCATCTGGAACGGCGGATCGGACGATTACGCCGACGCCGGCGGCTACGGCCAGTTGACCCTGACCAGCGCCTGTCCCACGCCCCTGGCCACGCCGCCCCCGCCCCGGCCGGGCCTCCCCTACGTCTCGCCCAA includes these proteins:
- a CDS encoding sugar-binding protein, producing MKNFRAFLPILFFALTKTVFAQFGGDGLKGVYYINTNLTNAAATVVDPIISYRWNGCPPQPGMSSTSFSVRWTGQVEPVYSEPYTFYADVNGGVSVIVNGVVLVNQWTDKAPPIFRYMGAVTLTAGVKVPIEIDYFTNGANPTSDLIQFGWQSASQGQAYVTRDFLFSGSSPVPFPTPVPPYACQASVSVDGSLDEWAWNTPFGWNQVGRTVLGNTYGSTASFKVLWDPANLYLGVSVQDSQLTNTGAAPYQNSAVELYLDTTDSKTVTVNSSDFEYFFRWNDTAATESQGRTTGVSMVTSTIAGGYVLEASIPWSTLGIAGPSPGTALGLDLGVDVNHNGGNCRDGQLIWNGGSDDYADAGGYGQLTLTSACPTPLATPPPPRPGLPYVSPNPSDGDTVKFVYEMAEAGTARIKVWNAWGNLAATLEEAKGAGLQSSLLHIAAFAPGHYFYRIELRYASGRTEAFKTQVLAVKK